The DNA segment CGCCGCGCGGAGCGAGGCTGCCACTTTGGCGGGATTGTGGCCGAAGTCGTCCACCACCGTGACGCCGCGCCGCTCGCCCAGCACCTGGAACCGCCGGCCCACGCCCTCAAACGCAGCCAGAGGGGCCGCCAGCTTTTCCAGGGGGACGCCCAGCACGCGGCCCGCCGCCAACGCGGCCAGAGCGTTCTCCACGTTGTGGCGACCCGGAACGGGCAGGCGGAATGGAACGCCATCCACGGTGAAGGAGGAGCCCGCCGGTTCGAGCCGGAGGTCTTCTGCGCGAATCTCCGCGTCCGCACCGAAGCCGAACAGCGTGGCTCCCGGCGCGAATTCCCGCAGGTTCGCGGCCTCGCCCACCACCGCGGCCTCGCCGACCCGGCCCCGGAAGACGCGGAACATCTCGGCCACCGCCGCCATCTCCTTGTGGTCCTTCTGGAGGTTCAGAATCACGCCCACCGCTGGGCGGTAGCGCACCACCGACCCGTCGCTCTCGTCCGCCTCGATGACCAGCAGATCGGAGCCGCCCGCCCAGGCGTTGCCCCACAGGCCGCGCCGCTGCAGCGCCACCAGGTCGCCGCCGGTGATGACGGAGGGATCTAGGCCCGCGCCGCGCAGCAGCTCGAAGACCATGGCCGTGACCGTGGACTTCCCACTGGTGCCCGTCACCGCCACGGTGCGGTGGCGCGCCACCAGGTGCGCCAGCAGCTCGGAACGGTGCAGGACCGGCACGCCGAGGCGCCGGGCGGCGGCCACGTCAGGCGTGTCGTCCTCCACCGCCGTGGACACCACCAATCCCGCGCAATCGCCCTCCAGCCCCGAGCCGTCCTGGGGAAAGATCGCCACGCCCAGGGCCTCCAGCTTCACCCGCGCATCCGGACGCTGGCCGCGGTCGAAGCTGCGGTCGCTGCCGCTGGCCCGCCCGCCCTTCATCGCCGCAAACTGGGCGAGGGCACTCATCCCGCTTCCCGCCACGCCCGCGAAGTGGAGGCGCCCCAGCCCCAGACCGTCGCCGGGGAGCCCCTCCGCGATCAGCACGGGATCTCCCTCCGCCATGTGATCGAACAACTCCGCCACCGCGGCATTCGACAATCGCACGCAACCGTGGGACACCGGATGGCCCAGTTGGGATTCCTGATTCGTGCCGTGCAGGTAGATGAACCGCTCCAGGGAATCCCGTCCCGGCCCGCGGTTCCAACCCTCCTCCAGCCCGTCCAAAGTGAGGACGCGGGTGAGGATCAGATCCTCGTCCCGGGGCTCGCCGCGCCAGACTTCGCCCGTGGCGACCCGCGCGCGGAACACGGTCCCAGCCACCGCTCCCGCGCCGATGCGGGCGTGGATGCGGTGCCAGCCCGTGGGAGTGCGGTACGAGCCCTCCTCGCAACCCAGACCGTTCAAAGCCGTGGAGACCGGAGCCTCGAACACCAAGGCTTCGCCCTCCAGAAGGCCCGCGCGCTGGCGGCCGGCGTCCACCACGAGCACTCGCGCGCCGGCCGCCAGGATCGGCGCTCCCGGCCGATCTTGGCGGCCCAGAATGAGCGTGCGGTAGCGGGCGGCGAGGACGGGATCGATCATTCCCCCGCTCCCACAATGCGGCCGGCCAGCGCGCTGGCGGCGACGGTGGCGGGGCTGGCGAGCCACATCCGGCCGGGGCCGCTGCGGCCGGGGAAGTTGCGGTTGATGGCGCTGATGGTGACCTGGTCGGGATCCGTGGACACCCCGGGCCCGGCGTTGATGCAGGCGCCGCAGGCGCTGCCCAGGACCGTGGCGCCCACGGCCTCGAAGGCCGCGATCCAACCTTCCGCCTCGGCGTGGCGGCGGACGGCTTCGCTCCCGCACTGCACGTAGAAC comes from the Geothrix sp. 21YS21S-4 genome and includes:
- a CDS encoding L,D-transpeptidase family protein encodes the protein MIDPVLAARYRTLILGRQDRPGAPILAAGARVLVVDAGRQRAGLLEGEALVFEAPVSTALNGLGCEEGSYRTPTGWHRIHARIGAGAVAGTVFRARVATGEVWRGEPRDEDLILTRVLTLDGLEEGWNRGPGRDSLERFIYLHGTNQESQLGHPVSHGCVRLSNAAVAELFDHMAEGDPVLIAEGLPGDGLGLGRLHFAGVAGSGMSALAQFAAMKGGRASGSDRSFDRGQRPDARVKLEALGVAIFPQDGSGLEGDCAGLVVSTAVEDDTPDVAAARRLGVPVLHRSELLAHLVARHRTVAVTGTSGKSTVTAMVFELLRGAGLDPSVITGGDLVALQRRGLWGNAWAGGSDLLVIEADESDGSVVRYRPAVGVILNLQKDHKEMAAVAEMFRVFRGRVGEAAVVGEAANLREFAPGATLFGFGADAEIRAEDLRLEPAGSSFTVDGVPFRLPVPGRHNVENALAALAAGRVLGVPLEKLAAPLAAFEGVGRRFQVLGERRGVTVVDDFGHNPAKVAASLRAAHLRTAISGGRVLAVFQPHGFGPLKFLRQDFVEAFVAELAPQDRLWLLDVYYAGGTAAKDISSADVVADLAARGVAAEHAPSRAWLAERLAAEARPGDLILVMGARDPSLTDLARAILGGLRA